The Pseudonocardia broussonetiae DNA segment GCGACCTCGAGGGAGTTGACGTCGTAGAGCTGGGCGACGTCGACGTCCGACGGGCCGAGCCCGGCCAGGGCGAACGCCTTGCGCCCGGCGTCGGCGCCCAGCGACCAGACCTCGTCGTAGCGGGCCGGGTCGACGTACTGCTGCCGTGCCCACTCCATGCCCGCGCCCAGGAGCACGACCGGCGGGTGCGGCAGGTCGCGCGCCCGCTCCAGGGTGGTGACGACGATCGCGGCGCCGCCCTCCGAGGCCAGGCACAGGTCCAGCAGCGTGAACGGGTCGACCACCGGGGGCGCGGCGAGGACGTCGTCGGCGGTGTAGGGGCCGCGGCCGTGCATCACGGCGTCCGGGTTGGCCGAGCCGGTGGTGCGGATCGTCGCCGCGATCTCGGCCGCCCCCCGGCGCGCGTGCGGGAAGCGGGCCAGGTGCCGCTGCGCGACGAGCGCGAAGTGCGTGGCCGTGAACGCGCCGAACGGCTCCACGAACTCGTTGCCCGGCCGCGTGTAGGAGGCGACGCGGCCGCCGCCGAGCACCCCGGCCTGCCCGCCGGTGATCAGGACCGTGGTGGCCTGCCCGGTGAGGATCGCCCCCGCGGCGTCGACGAGTGCGGGGACGCCCTGCGGGTAGGAGTCGCCGATCCACCCGATCGGCACGCCGAGCA contains these protein-coding regions:
- a CDS encoding thiolase family protein codes for the protein MRLSDVAVVGVGLTPQVKRSERNSLQVALDAAKLALADAGLRHTDVDGIAARWPGPGGTELAPGSADWSTLLGVPIGWIGDSYPQGVPALVDAAGAILTGQATTVLITGGQAGVLGGGRVASYTRPGNEFVEPFGAFTATHFALVAQRHLARFPHARRGAAEIAATIRTTGSANPDAVMHGRGPYTADDVLAAPPVVDPFTLLDLCLASEGGAAIVVTTLERARDLPHPPVVLLGAGMEWARQQYVDPARYDEVWSLGADAGRKAFALAGLGPSDVDVAQLYDVNSLEVARQFEALGFCATGEGTDFAIATGIGPDGKLPTCTDGGLLSFSHIGWGAPTLKIVEAVRQLRGTAGARQVAGAEVALAAGAGSGAQYYNAALLGRAR